In Gemmatimonadota bacterium, the genomic window ATCCGGTTCTCCTGATCCGATTGATTCCACTCCCACACCTCTCCCGACGGTGCGCTGAGCCGCAGGTAAGGGATGTCCGTCGGCACGGCGAGCTTCCGGTTCGTGAAGGTCCAGCCGAAGGTGTTCACTCCCATGACGACAACATTCTTGATCCGGCCGGTGTCGGTACGCGTTTGGCCCAGCAGGTCGTATATCGCCTGGCTGTGCGCCCAGGTTTCCATCAGGCGCGCCGTAATACTGGAGCGCACGCTCATGTCCGGACCGAACCATTGCACCCGTTTTTTCGGGTCCGCGGCCGCAAAGCGCTCCGCCATCTCAAGAGAGAAAGTACGCCAGCGATG contains:
- a CDS encoding maleylpyruvate isomerase family mycothiol-dependent enzyme, translating into MLQQALDFREESEAVFALLDGLDDQDWGRKTQFKEWTINDIVAHLHMGDYAANLSLQDTNAFLDLVKEFNVGRKQYGRLAFTHVWLDGLRDRALLHRWRTFSLEMAERFAAADPKKRVQWFGPDMSVRSSITARLMETWAHSQAIYDLLGQTRTDTGRIKNVVVMGVNTFGWTFTNRKLAVPTDIPYLRLSAPSGEVWEWNQSDQENR